A stretch of Microtus pennsylvanicus isolate mMicPen1 chromosome 5, mMicPen1.hap1, whole genome shotgun sequence DNA encodes these proteins:
- the LOC142850262 gene encoding glycine N-acyltransferase-like protein isoform X2: MLHLRSSQMLQMLEKSLRKHLPESLKVYGTVFHMNQGNPFKLKALVDKWPDFNTVIVRPQEQEMTDDFDPHVNTYQIYSKDPKNCLECLGTPEAINWKQHLQVQSSQSSLNEAIMAITAAKLVKVKRTQCILYIMPQTAKKLVPFLMEEDTENLHHQSGRPRAINHEMFKLSSLDATHAALVDKFWHFGGSEKSQRFIERCIQTFPSSCLLGPEGTPVSWALMDQTGEMRMAGTVPDYRAQGLISHIIHTQTLVMEERGFPVYNHMDRANKLMQKMSHTLQHVPMPCDWNQWNCVPL; the protein is encoded by the exons ATGCTCCATTTGCGAAGTTCACAGATGCTGCAGATGTTGGAGAAGTCTTTAAGGAAACACCTTCCCGAGTCCTTAAAG GTTTATGGGACTGTCTTCCACATGAATCAGGGAAACCCATTCAAGCTCAAGGCTCTGGTGGACAAGTGGCCCGATTTTAACACAGTGATTGTCCGTCCTCAGGAGCAG GAGATGACAGATGACTTTGATCCCCATGTCAACACTTACCAGATCTATTCTAAGGATCCTAAGAACTGTTTGGAGTGCCTTGGCACACCAGAGGCCATCAACTGGAAACAACATCTGCAGGTTCAAA GTTCACAATCCAGCCTGAATGAAGCAATAATGGCCATTACAGCTGCTAAGCTGGTCAAAGTCAAGAGAACACAATGTATTCTTTACATTATGCCCCAGACAGCAAAGAAACTGGTTCCTttcctgatggaggaggacacagAGAATTTACATCATCAGTCTGGCAGACCCCGGGCCAT CAACCACGAGATGTTTAAACTCTCGTCCCTGGATGCCACCCATGCTGCTTTGGTGGATAAATTCTGGCATTTTGGTGGCAGTGAGAAGAGCCAGAGATTCATTGAGCGCTGTATCCAGACCTTTCCTAGCTCATGTCTCCTGGGACCTGAAGGGACCCCTGTCTCCTGGGCTCTGATGGACCAAACTGGAGAAATGCGAATGGCAGGCACTGTGCCTGATTACCGGGCACAAGGTCTTATCTCCCACATCATTCATACACAGACTCTGGTTATGGAAGAACGTGGCTTCCCTGTGTATAATCACATGGACAGAGCCAACAAACTCATGCAGAAAATGAGCCATACTCTACAGCACGTCCCTATGCCCTGTGACTGGAATCAGTGGAATTGTGTGCCTCTGTAA
- the LOC142850262 gene encoding glycine N-acyltransferase-like protein isoform X1, with protein sequence MDKVAAKMLHLRSSQMLQMLEKSLRKHLPESLKVYGTVFHMNQGNPFKLKALVDKWPDFNTVIVRPQEQEMTDDFDPHVNTYQIYSKDPKNCLECLGTPEAINWKQHLQVQSSQSSLNEAIMAITAAKLVKVKRTQCILYIMPQTAKKLVPFLMEEDTENLHHQSGRPRAINHEMFKLSSLDATHAALVDKFWHFGGSEKSQRFIERCIQTFPSSCLLGPEGTPVSWALMDQTGEMRMAGTVPDYRAQGLISHIIHTQTLVMEERGFPVYNHMDRANKLMQKMSHTLQHVPMPCDWNQWNCVPL encoded by the exons ATG GATAAGGTAGCTGCCAAGATGCTCCATTTGCGAAGTTCACAGATGCTGCAGATGTTGGAGAAGTCTTTAAGGAAACACCTTCCCGAGTCCTTAAAG GTTTATGGGACTGTCTTCCACATGAATCAGGGAAACCCATTCAAGCTCAAGGCTCTGGTGGACAAGTGGCCCGATTTTAACACAGTGATTGTCCGTCCTCAGGAGCAG GAGATGACAGATGACTTTGATCCCCATGTCAACACTTACCAGATCTATTCTAAGGATCCTAAGAACTGTTTGGAGTGCCTTGGCACACCAGAGGCCATCAACTGGAAACAACATCTGCAGGTTCAAA GTTCACAATCCAGCCTGAATGAAGCAATAATGGCCATTACAGCTGCTAAGCTGGTCAAAGTCAAGAGAACACAATGTATTCTTTACATTATGCCCCAGACAGCAAAGAAACTGGTTCCTttcctgatggaggaggacacagAGAATTTACATCATCAGTCTGGCAGACCCCGGGCCAT CAACCACGAGATGTTTAAACTCTCGTCCCTGGATGCCACCCATGCTGCTTTGGTGGATAAATTCTGGCATTTTGGTGGCAGTGAGAAGAGCCAGAGATTCATTGAGCGCTGTATCCAGACCTTTCCTAGCTCATGTCTCCTGGGACCTGAAGGGACCCCTGTCTCCTGGGCTCTGATGGACCAAACTGGAGAAATGCGAATGGCAGGCACTGTGCCTGATTACCGGGCACAAGGTCTTATCTCCCACATCATTCATACACAGACTCTGGTTATGGAAGAACGTGGCTTCCCTGTGTATAATCACATGGACAGAGCCAACAAACTCATGCAGAAAATGAGCCATACTCTACAGCACGTCCCTATGCCCTGTGACTGGAATCAGTGGAATTGTGTGCCTCTGTAA